The window AATAGATTATTAATGGATATGGCACGATGCCTCTTAGCTGAAGCAAAGGTTGATAGATGTTATTGGCCAGAAGCTATTAAGACCGCtgcttatttaaaaaaccgTATAATGACAAATACCCCAGAAAGAAAGACgccatttgaattattttttcatgaaaaacCAACTGCAAAATATTTGAGAATGTACGGTAGTAAAGTTTATGTAAGAGTACCTGAAGAAAAAAGAGTATCAAAATGGGACAAAGAAGCGGAGATGGGAATTTAACTAGGATATACAGATGTTGGATACAGAGTACTAATCAACAATAGAGTTGTCATTGCAAGACACGTGGATATAATTGAGGAAGATGTTAAGCTTATTGCATTTGATGATAATGAAgaagataataatatagatgAAGAAAAATGGGAAGATTCCCTAGATAGAATTGAAACAGAAGACATGGTACCGAATAATAACGCCAGAAGAACCTCAAAGAGACAAATTAAAGCACCACACCGTTTTGATGAAGAATTTGGCTACTATTGTATAACTGCTAATTATTGTGATGCGATGATTCCAGATACTTTTCAGGAGGCGACTACGTGTGACGAGGCTGATGAATGGAAAGAGGCTATGGACCGAGAGATGAACAGCCTAGTAAAAAACGATACTTGGACCTTAGTAAATGCACCACAGGAAAAAGAGGTACTAGATGTAAAATGGGTTTACAAAAAGAAGTCCGCTGATCTTTATAAAGCCAGGTTAGTGGTTAGAGGGTTTCAACAAACCACTAATATTGATGATACGTATTCACCTGTTGCTAGGATGCATACTTTAAAATTACTGCTATCGTATTGCtgccaatttaatttacatgtaCATCAAATGGATGTAGAGACTGCTTTTCTAAACGGTAAAGTTTTATCAGAAGTGTATGTCAAACAGCCTCTTGGTTATGAAGACGGTACTGACAAAGTATATAAACTGTATAAATCTCTTTATGGTTTAAAAGAAAGCCCGCGAGCTTGGTACGAATGTTTTAATGATTTTGTAACAACTATTGGGTTTCAAAGGAGCCGATATGACTATTGTCTTTATGTCAAAACAGATAATAACTATACTGTATATATTTTAGTATATGTCGATGATTTATTGATAGCTTGCAAAAATGAGCACACCGTTgcgataattaaaaataaattaagtaaccaTTTTAGAATGAAGGACTTGGGAAAGGTTAGGAACTACATAGGTATTGATGTAGAGTATGACTATGCAAAAGCTAATATTTTGACCTTAAGCCAGGAAAAATACATAGAGTCGTTagccaaaaaatatgaaattgagaattctaaattatttaaaaccccTATGGAGATTAATGCCAAACTTGAGAAATGTGAATTACTAAATGATGATATTAAATACAGAAACTTGATTGGAGCTTTGTTATACATTAGTTCTGGCACTCGACCAGACATTGCCTTTTGTGTCAATTACTTGAGCAGATTTCAGAACTGCTATGGTGAAATTCATTTCAAATATGCATTgcgtgttttaaaatatttgtatttgactAAAAATCTCAAGCTCACATATTATCAGAATTTAAAAGCTACTATAATGGATTGTTACGTAGATGCCGATTGGGCCGGAGATATCGTAGACCGTAAGTCTACTACTGGTTTTGTGATTCGATTATTTGGTAATGCTGTGTACTGGAAGTCAAAGAAACAAATGACTGTGACAAAATCTTCCACTTTTGCTGAATACATAGCGTTGTCAGAAGCTGTAACTGAAATAAGCTTACTACGTAGTATACTTGATGATGTTTTTATAACACTTCATGCTCCTGTTAACATTTATGAAGACAATTCAGGTGCTGTAGCTATTGCTAAGTATGGTAATTTCACAAAGAATTCGAAGCACATTGAAGTGCATTATCATTATGTTCACGAGAATGTTAAGAATGGAACTATTGATATCGTTAAAGTTGATTCAGAAGATAACgttgcagatatttttaccaaaGCGTTAGGAAACATTAAATTCTTTAAATTCAGGCAATTGTTAAATATAACTTGATTTGATATTGCCATACTTGCAATGTTTAACAATGTTAATTAGTGTTgccatattaaaatataaatctaagGAGGCGTGTTGAGGTTGTAAACCTTTGTAGATTTATATTGGCCGCTTACACTTTAACTATGGTTTGAATATGTCTAGTTTAGCTGTCTTTCGATATGTGTCTTAGTTCGTATTGTTAtggaaatataatgttttaattaataaataatcgtcttCTTCATCATTTTCAACAGTAACCCTGCTACTCCCAAGTTCGAAAATACAGCAGGACTACTACCAAattcgaaacacgaagttcgtgtcgtgcggtccctctgacacttatactatttaatacgagagcgagagggacggtacgatacgaacttcacgagtttcgcagtagccctgcagtcccTCTCGCTATCGTATTGAAATATCTCCTTCCtctttgtattaaatagtataagacaagtgtcagagggaccgaaggacacgaacttcaaaacgaaaaatcaaagttcgtattgtaccgtcccgcttacgttaatattatttaaacacgaacttcgaattcgTACATACATGCAATGCAAGCAGTGTTGTTGCAATAGCGACAGTTACGCTATCGATAGTTGACCTTGAGAAACCAATCGATAGCGCGCTGCTTCTTTTTTTATacgatggaaaacgagcaagtggatctccttatggtaagagatcaccaccgcccataaacatctgcaacacccggGGTATTCctgacgcgttgccaacctagaggcctaagatggaatacctcacgtgccagtaatttcaccggctgtcttactctccacgccgaaacacaacaatgcatgCACTGCtgtttacggcaggattagcgagcaagatggtggtggtAGTATGGACCAAGTTCAATAGTAATAGTatctatgaattaaattcgggttttattCTGCGTACTTTGATTTAAGACTAAGTgtagtcgtctcgtgatcatggcgcatgcagtatcgagctgctctaaaatcaaggtaaacagtaatgaccgcgatagtccaAAATAGTAATAGTATCGCCTAATTTTCACTCTCTTGATAGTATCGTCAAGGGTCGATAGTTTCGATAGTATGAATGATTTACAAAATTTTCAAGGCCACGATAGATATCACTACAATACTATCGATAAGACTACTGATTATCGCTTTTATCGCTTTCGCAAGTGCGATTTTCAACATCAACAACACTAACTAAATGcgagtctgcagggctactacgaaactcgtaattcgaagttcgtgtcgtgcggtccctctcgctctcgtattaaatagtgtgaGTGTCAGAGAGACAGCACGATgcaaacttcgagtttagagtttcgtagtagcccagctgcgcTGCGCTGCGaggcgagaaaaaaaaatcaagatggcGCATAAAGACGGAAACGCGAAATGTGAttaaattttttagtttttgggCTTATAGAGTGGCTGATATATGTTTTTGATTAATGTGATCGCtgtataaaaatactaaaatgtgGCACGAAGCAAGAAAGCAGGAGAAGATGATCCGCGGTATGATAGTCGACTACCGACGTCGAGCAGAGCGTCGTAAGGATTTCTATGAGAAAATTgtaagatttaaattttcttgtttctgaaattctgaaaaacataaacataattattgcaACGAGATTTATCTAAAGTTAGTATTTAGTGGTATCATGACGGAACACTTATTGTGACATCACAACCGCAGCCCAGTGCAGTTTccatattattttgtattcaatTTGTGTGCGACGTATTGTTGCTtcttaatatttatatgtacttTGTGTGTGATATTGCAGAAAGCTGAACCAACACAATTCCTGCAACTCCATGGTAGACCATGCAAGATTCACTTAGATCCTGCCATTGCAGCCGCTGGAGAGGGCCCAGCGATTATGTGagtattctattgtattgttttaaaatggCTGGTGAGTGGCTAGGCCAGATTACCATTGTAAAGTGTAAAATCTATCCATCAACAAATCTATCTATCTTTAAAAGTCATTTATGGTGGATAATTTCTGTGTGCATAATCAAATCATGAcactaataattattactaattggAGTCAAGAGTAAGCACcagttttaaaacaattaccttGCATTGCCTCTAATTATCAAATTATACTAAGTGTAAGCAACTGATTTCtgttaaataaagaataatgcactagttattttacttaaaaaaaaatgtgtgtgcaATTATTCATTACAGGATGCCTTGGCAAGGGAACTCAAACAACATGATTGACAGATTTGATGTAAGAGCACATTTGGATTATATCCCTGAAGTGAAGAATCCATTTATTGCACCAGAAGACCTAACCCAAGAGGAGAGGCAATGCAATTATGAACGATACAGGATTCTGGCTCAGAATGCCTTTCTTGGAATAAGTAAGTGAATAATACCAAATTAAGCAGTGTCAAACCGTCAAGTGGGGGACAGTGCGCACCTATAGAATGAATCTGACACAATTCAAAATATTcccattaaataaaataaactttgtataaaacaaaacatgattgatttttaaaaatgagAACATTTTGAATTGTGTGAGTTCTAAATGTGTGAGTGTAACAAAAAACATCTTTATTTTCACAAAACTATTCCCTGTTAAACTGTACCATactattaaacaaaattttaagaaTTACAATAaactttgttattatttaaaNNNNNNNNNNNNNNNNNNNNNNNNNNNNNNNNNNNNNNNNNNNNNNNNNNNNNNNNNNNNNNNNNNNNNNNNNNNNNNNNNNNNNNNNNNNNNNNNNNNNNNNNNNNNNNNNNNNNNNNNNNNNNNNNNNNNNNNNNNNNNNNNNNNNNNNNNNNNNNNNNNNNNNNNNNNNNNNNNNNNNNNNNNNNNNNNNNNNNNNNNNNNNNNNNNNNNNNNNNNNNNNNNNNNNNNNNNNNNNNNNNNNNNNNNNNNNNNNNNNNNNNNNNNNNNNNNNNNNNNNNNNNNNNNNNNNNNNNNNNNNNNNNNNNNNNNNNNNNNNNNNNNNNNNNNNNNNNNNNNNNNNNNNNNNNNNNNNNNNNNNNNNNNNNNNNNNNNNNNNNNNNNNNNNNNNNNNNNNNNNNNNNNNNNNNNNNNNNNNNNNNNNNNNNNNNNNNNNNNNNNNNNNNNNNNNNNNNNNNNNNNNNNNNNNNNNNNNNNNNNNNNNNNNNNNNNNNNNNNNNNNNNNNNNNNNNNNNNNNNNNNNNNNNNNNNNNNNNNNNNNNNNNNNNNNNNNNNNNNNNNNNNNNNNNNNNNNNNNNNNNNNNNNNNNNNNNNNNNNNNNNNNNNNNNNNNNNNNNNNNNNNNNNNNNNNNNNNNNNNNNNNNNNNNNNNNNNNNNNNNNNNNNNNNNNNNNNNNNNNNNNNNNNNNNNNNNNNNNNNNNNNNNNNNNNNNNNNNNNNNNNNNNNNNNNNNNNNNNNNNNNNNNNNNNNNNNNNNNNNNNNNNNNNNNNNNNNNNNNNNNNNNNNNNNNNNNNNNNNNNNNNNNNNNNNNNNNNNNNNNNNNNNNNNNNNNNNNNNNNNNNNNNNNNNNNNNNNNNNNNNNNNNNNNNNNNNNNNNNNNNNNNNNNNNNNNNNNNNNNNNNNNNNNNNNNNNNNNNNNNNNNNNNNNNNNNNNNNNNNNNNNNNNNNNNNNNNNNNNNNNNNNNNNNNNNNNNNNNNNNNNNNNNNNNNNNNNNNNNNNNNNNNNNNNNNNNNNNNNNNNNNNNNNNNNNNNNNNNNNNNNNNNNNNNNNNNNNNNNNNNNNNNNNNNNNNNNNNNNNNNNNNNNNNNNNNNNNNNNNNNNNNNNNNNNNNNNNNNNNNNNNNNNNNNNNNNNNNNNNNNNNNNNNNNNNNNNNNNNNNNNNNNNNNNNNNNNNNNNNNNNNNNNNNNNNNNNNNNNNNNNNNNNNNNNNNNNNNNNNNNNNNNNNNNNNNNNNNNNNNNNNNNNNNNNNNNNNNNNNNNNNNNNNNNNNNNNNNNNNNNNNNNNNNNNNNNNNNNNNNNNNNNNNNNNNNNNNNNNNNNNNNNNNNNNNNNNNNNNNNNNNNNNNNNNNNNNNNNNNNNNNNNNNNNNNNNNNNNNNNNNNNNNNNNNNNNNNNNNNNNNNNNNNNNNNNNNNNNNNNNNNNNNNNNNNNNNNNNNNNNNNNNNNNNNNNNNNNNNNNNNNNNNNNNNNNNNNNNNNNNNNNNNNNNNNNNNNNNNNNNNNNNNNNNNNNNNNNNNNNNNNNNNNNNNNNNNNNNNNNNNNNNNNNNNNNNNNNNNNNNNNNNNNNNNNNNNNNNNNNNNNNNNNNNNNNNNNNNNNNNNNNNNNNNNNNNNNNNNNNNNNNNNNNNNNNNNNNNNNNNNNNNNNNNNNNNNNNNNNNNNNNNNNNNNNNNNNNNNNNNNNNNNNNNNNNNNNNNNNNNNNNNNNNNNNNNNNNNNNNNNNNNNNNNNNNNNNNNNNNNNNNNNNNNNNNNNNNNNNNNNNNNNNNNNNNNNNNNNNNNNNNNNNNNNNNNNNNNNNNNNNNNNNNNNNNNNNNNNNNNNNNNNNNNNNNNNNNNNNNNNNNNNNNNNNNNNNNNNNNNNNNNNNNNNNNNNNNNNNNNNNNNNNNNNNNNNNNNNNNNNNNNNNNNNNNNNNNNNNNNNNNNNNNNNNNNNNNNNNNNNNNNNNNNNNNNNNNNNNNNNNNNNNNNNNNNNNNNNNNNNNNNNNNNNNNNNNNNNNNNNNNNNNNNNNNNNNNNNNNNNNNNNNNNNNNNNNNNNNNNNNNNNNNNNNNNNNNNNNNNNNNNNNNNNNNNNNNNNNNNNNNNNNNNNNNNNNNNNNNNNNNNNNNNNNNNNNNNNNNNNNNNNNNNNNNNNNNNNNNNNNNNNNNNNNNNNNNNNNNNNNNNNNNNNNNNNNNNNNNNNNNNNNNNNNNNNNNNNNNNNNNNNNNNNNNNNNNNNNNNNNNNNNNNNNNNNNNNNNNNNNNNNNNNNNNNNNNNNNNNNNNNNNNNNNNNNNNNNNNNNNNNNNNNNNNNNNNNNNNNNNNNNNNNNNNNNNNNNNNNNNNNNNNNNNNNNNNNNNNNNNNNNNNNNNNNNNNNNNNNNNNNNNNNNNNNNNNNNNNNNNNNNNNNNNNNNNNNNNNNNNNNNNNNNNNNNNNNNNNNNNNNNNNNNNNNNNNNNNNNNNNNNNNNNNNNNNNNNNNNNNNNNNNNNNNNNNNNNNNNNNNNNNNNNNNNNNNNNNNNNNNNNNNNNNNNNNNNNNNNNNNNNNNNNNNNNNNNNNNNNNNNNNNNNNNNNNNNNNNNNNNNNNNNNNNNNNNNNNTATGTGTGTCTGGTGTCTTGTGTGTCCTGTGGCGTCTGtaatgtctgtgtgtctgtgtgtctgtgtgtctgtgtgtctgtgtgtctgtgtgtctgtctgtggcaccgtagctcttaaacgggtggaccgatttgaatgcggttttttttatttgaaagctggttttcagcgatggatcttagacatgatttatcaaaatcggttcagccgtttcaagatcatcagatcttttgttcgctgcggtaggaatcttagacgcataatgatatttactttactttcaaacatattgggacctaaaatttgaaacacccatgtatgctatatagctacgcaagattatggaatctcgcctgatgctgcagccaggatatccagaaacactagtaggtacactcttaataaactatagcagatatatcgtgtttgggttcgtttgatcagtatttgattctacaaacaattcaatgtggcaacaggatgagctgatgctgcagccaggatatccagcacaatagtacactcttataaaaataatagcacatatgtcgtgtttggattcgttttgattcagtaattgattctacatacaatcagtggtggcaacacgacgagctgatgctgcagccaggaatTCAGCacccagtatactcttgaaaaaataatagcagatatgtcggtTTAATTcctttgatcagtatttgattctacatacatgcaatggtggcaacacgatgagctgatgctgcagccaggatatccagcacacctagtacactctataaaaataatagcacatatgtcgtgtttgaattcgttttgatcagtaattgattctacatacaatgcagtggtgcaacacgacgagctgatgctgcagccaggatattcagccacacctatactcttgaaaaaataatagcagatagtcgtgtttaattccttttgatcatatttgattctacatacaatgcaatggtggcaacacgacgactgatgctgcagccaggatatccagcacNNNNNNNNNNNNNNNNNNNNNNNNNNNNNNNNNNNNNNNNNNNNNNNNNNNNNNNNNNNNNNNNNNNNNNNNNNNNNNNNNNNNNNNNNNNNNNNNNNNNNNNNNNNNNNNNNNNNNNNNNNNNNNNNNNNNNNNNNNNNNNNNNNNNNNNNNNNNNNNNNNNNNNNNNNNNNNNNNNNNNNNNNNNNNNNNNNNNNNNNNNNNNNNNNNNNNNNNNNNNNNNNNNNNNNNNNNNNNNNNNNNNNNNNNNNNNNNNNNNNNNNNNNNNNNNNNNNNNNNNNNNNNNNNNNNNNNNNNNNNNNNNNNNNNNNNNNNNNNNNNNNNNNNNNNNNNNNNNNNNNNNNNNNNNNNNNNNNNNNNNNNNNNNNNNNNNNNNNNNNNNNNNNNNNNNNNNNNNNNNNNNNNNNNNNNNNNNNNNNNNNNNNNNNNNNNNNNNNNNNNNNNNNNNNNNNNNNNNNNNNNNNNNNNNNNNNNNNNNNNNNNNNNNNNNNNNNNNNNNNNNNNNNNNNNNNNNNNNNNNNNNNNNNNNNNNNNNNNNNNNNNNNNNNNNNNNNNNNNNNNNNNNNNNNNNNNNNNNNNNNNNNNNNNNNNNNNNNNNNNNNNNNNNNNNNNNNNNNNNNNNNNNNNNNNNNNNNNNNNNNNNNNNNNNNNNNNNNNNNNNNNNNNNNNNNNNNNNNNNNNNNNNNNNNNNNNNNNNNNNNNNNNNNNNNNNNNNNNNNNNNNNNNNNNNNNNNNNNNNNNNNNNNNNNNNNNNNNNNNNNNNNNNNNNNNNNNNNNNNNNNNN of the Choristoneura fumiferana chromosome 17, NRCan_CFum_1, whole genome shotgun sequence genome contains:
- the LOC141436703 gene encoding CLK4-associating serine/arginine rich protein-like — translated: MWHEARKQEKMIRGMIVDYRRRAERRKDFYEKIKAEPTQFLQLHGRPCKIHLDPAIAAAGEGPAIMMPWQGNSNNMIDRFDVRAHLDYIPEVKNPFIAPEDLTQEERQCNYERYRILAQNAFLGISK